From a single Nicotiana tomentosiformis chromosome 2, ASM39032v3, whole genome shotgun sequence genomic region:
- the LOC138904481 gene encoding uncharacterized protein, with product MVKLIQSTRKYVGLSHEDPQRHIQNFLEIMDTYNYPNVSKDYVTLTLFPFSLYGEAKEWLQKEPANSIHTWDDLARKFLIKYKKLLRDCLHHCKTDEVLGHTFVDGLDETSKMNLDSACGGSCMARPYSEIQLQLNNFTANDHNWKGDGESRRAIKQKAVGVIELDDFSSMRADIAKLPTHNHYRPQGNFNQPQKPSQQIEESTNDLLKKLFLDNQQLWTNFRNLERQIGQLASNQNTRYARALPSDTEKNPRVNAVTLRNGRELEEVPKKRKGKPIHEGELIPKATHKSKKDDASSEPVNAARPPPPFPKDCRRKMMIAYSTNFSLC from the exons atggtaaagttgattcaatCCACAAGgaaatatgtgggtctatctcatgaagacccgcagaggcacattcagaacttcctgGAAATTatggacacttacaattatccgaacgtttccaaggactatgtcacaCTAACACTGTTCCCCTTTTCACTATatggggaagctaaggaatggttgcaaaaggagcctgcgaactcaatccacacttgggatgatctagcaaggaaattcttaatcaa ATACAAGAAGTTACTCAGAGACTGCCTGCATCATTGTAAGACTGATGAGGTGTTGGGTCATACTTTCGTTGATGGGCTAGACgagacatcaaagatgaatcttgattcagcttgtgggggtagttgcatggcgaggccgtatagtgaaatccaGCTCCAGCTAaacaacttcactgctaatgatcATAATTGGAAAGGAGATGGGGAATCacgaagagcaattaaacagaaaGCAGTCGGTgtaattgagcttgatgacttctcatccatgagagcagatatagcaaaattg CCGACTCATAATCATTATAGGCCCCAAGGAAATTTtaatcaacctcagaagccaTCCCAGCaaatagaagagagtacgaatgacttgttGAAGAAGTTGTTTCTTGACAATCAACAACTCTGGACcaatttcagaaatcttgagagacaAATAGGGCAGCTAGCGTCAAATCAAAATACTAGGTATGCACGtgctcttcccagtgatacagagaagaaccctcgagttaatgcagttacactcagaaatGGGAGGGAATTagaagaagtgccaaagaagagaaagggcAAGCCTATACATGAGGGGGAGTTGATTCCTAAGGCAACACATAAGTCAAAgaaagatgatgcaagttcagagccagtGAATGCTGCAAGGCCTCCACCACCCTTCCCTAAAGATTGCAGAAGAAAAATGATGATCGcttattcaacaaatttctctctatgttga